The proteins below are encoded in one region of Brienomyrus brachyistius isolate T26 unplaced genomic scaffold, BBRACH_0.4 scaffold36, whole genome shotgun sequence:
- the LOC125722032 gene encoding uncharacterized protein LOC125722032, translating into MRLHLLFCTKMARIRRMEKAVCWSDDRYWATWDKWGEVIDWGDEKELCSPAESPSDQADSSTESHSRRRIAKAVSWTDDAYWAAWDKWEEIICWGDEEECSQVTPPTSQLGRDKGIDVHGLEAFVINNRTISIKPVDNHQDSLKIGAVLVDLCQFDLEYLDQSKFNFEIVQVQIGEVEVEETREKAFEKAFELEIVDVAVKVINSEIQPNAINLDIVETKVDKLLLEELIIGDLEAGNVKVSVSNGNVVKVPLRYPSPQRNRRTRQP; encoded by the exons atgcggcttcacttgcttttctgcaccaagatggcaag aatcagacgaatggagaaagctgtttgctggagcgacgacagatactgggcaacttgggacaagtggggagaggtgattgactggggagatgagaaagagctgtgctccccagcagaatcaccttctgaccaggctgacagttccactgagtcacattcccgaaggcgaattgccaaggcagttagctggacggatgatgcttattgggcagcctgggacaagtgggaagagatcatctgctggggtgatgaagaggagtgctcccaagtaactccacccactagccagcttgggagggataaggggatagatgtacatgggttggaggcttttgtgataaataacaggacaatctccataaagcctgtagacaaccatcaagacagtctgaagataggagctgtgctggtagacctctgccagtttgatctcgaatatttagatcaaagtaaatttaattttgaaattgtgcaagtacaaattggagaagttgaagtggaggaaactagagaaaaggcttttgaaaaagcatttgaattggaaattgtggatgtggcagtaaaagttataaacagtgaaatccagccgaatgctataaatttggatattgttgaaactaaggtggacaaattattattggaagaactgatcattggcgatttagaagcaggcaatgtgaaggtgtcagtatcaaatggcaatgtggtgaaggtacccttaaggtacccttcaccacagaggaacagaaggaccaggcaaccttag